ATCGCCGGGTGGTTCAACACGTCGGTGTACGAAGTAAGAATCGGCAGTGCAAAGTAAAACAGAAGAAAAAAGACGGTCATCGGAATAATGAACCGTTTCTTGCGGGAGAGCAGCGTTTTGAATTTTTCAGAATGCCATACTTCGGTATAGCTTTTTTCTTCCATTGCCTTTCCCTCCATTAACGATCAAGGATTCTATTGCGTCTCCCATATATGAAAGCGCTTTAGAATGATTATATACAGGAGGATTGTCTGCGACCACAGCTCCTGCGCGAAACGTCCGATAGGGTGCGCGAAAAGGCGGATATGCCGCCTGAACCGGGAGACAACCACCGTCCTCACGCGCTTCTCCCTAGGCCTCTCTAAGCAACCGGAACAAATCCCGGGCGGCTTCCCGCGACAAGGGAATCATCGTCCGCTGCTCATCCTTTAGCACAATATTGTAAGCGCCGTTCTGCCAAGGGGACAGCTCCGCAATCCGGTTCACGTTAACCAGGTAACTGCGATGAGGACGAAAGAACGAGTAACCCGCCAGCTTCTCCTCCAGCTCCTGCAGCGTGCTTTTGCTCGTAATCCGCTGGCCTTCCGCCGTCCATATGCGGATGACCCGCTCCTCGCGCACCGCGTACAGTATCGCCTCGGGATCGACGAGCACATGCTTGTCCCCATCATCGAATAGCAGCTTGCCACGCATACTGCGGGCAGCAGCCTCAGTGGATGGATACGGAGCTATCTGGGGGGCGACATCATAAGCTTCCTGCTTTGGGGAGACTTGCCCTTCATGAACCCTGCTGCGAATTCGCTGCAGGGTTTCCTTTAATCGCATATGGCTGTAAGGCTTCAGCAGATAATCAATCGCATTCAGACCAAACGCCTCGACAGCATACTCGTCATAGGCTGTCGTAAAGACAATCAAGGGCGAGATCGGGGAGGCCTTCAGCATCCGCGCAGCCTGCAATCCTTCCAGCTCCGGCATATGAACGTCGAGAAAGACGACATCCGGCTGCCGTAAGGGAACCAGCTCGAGCAGCTCCCGGCCGTTCGTGGCATAAGGAAGCAGCTCGATATCAGGCTCCTGTTCCAACAGGTAAGCCAGCTCCTCCCTTGCCAATCGTTCGTCTTCCGCTATCATCGTTTTAATTCGCTTCACGGTACCGGCTCCCTTCCGATAGACTGCAGGGGATGCTGAAGGATATGCTGCATCCGCCCTCTGCAAGATTCTCTACGATGAGTCTGGCTTCCTTGCCAAACATGCTGATTAAACGCTGGTTGATATTGTAAATGCCGTTCCCCGTACCCTCGCTGCCGATGATCGGTTGTTCGCCGAGGCTGTCCAGCACCTCAGGGGAGATACCTGCCCCGTTGTCCCGCAGCTGTACAACCGCCATATCGCCCGCCCGCTTTAGGGTCAACTGGATGATGCCCCCGCTCGCTTTATCGCGCAAGCCGTGCTTAATGCTGTTCTCCACCAGCATTTGCAGCGTTGCAGGCGGAATCATAAGCTCGCCCAGCACCGGATCCAGCTGGCATTCAAACGTGAACTGATCCTCAAACCGGATTTGAATAATGTCCAAATAGGCATTCAACAGCTCCATTTCCTCACGAATGGTCGTTCTACGGGAGGCCATGACCTTGACGTTCAAGCGCATGAACGCCCCCAGCTGCATCGTGGCATGTCTTGCCAGCAGCGGATCACTCCGGATCAACGAATGGATCGCATTGAGCGTATTGAACAGAAAATGCGGATTGATCTGCGCCTGCAGAAGCTTAAGCTCCGTCTCTTTCATTAAATGGCTCATCTTCTCGTGGGCCGTGGCCCCGAGCTGGTAAGAAATCAGCTGTCCAAGCCCTTGAGCCATGACCAGCTCAACGCGCCGAATATCCTGCGGTCGCTTGAAATAGAAATGAATGACGCCTACAATCTCGTGACCCTCGATCATCGGGACAAGAATGGCGGCG
Above is a window of Paenibacillus sp. FSL K6-1330 DNA encoding:
- a CDS encoding DUF485 domain-containing protein, whose product is MEEKSYTEVWHSEKFKTLLSRKKRFIIPMTVFFLLFYFALPILTSYTDVLNHPAIGPITWAWVFAFAQFIMTWVLCILYSRKAAQFDRMVDDIKKDMGA
- a CDS encoding LytTR family DNA-binding domain-containing protein; the protein is MKRIKTMIAEDERLAREELAYLLEQEPDIELLPYATNGRELLELVPLRQPDVVFLDVHMPELEGLQAARMLKASPISPLIVFTTAYDEYAVEAFGLNAIDYLLKPYSHMRLKETLQRIRSRVHEGQVSPKQEAYDVAPQIAPYPSTEAAARSMRGKLLFDDGDKHVLVDPEAILYAVREERVIRIWTAEGQRITSKSTLQELEEKLAGYSFFRPHRSYLVNVNRIAELSPWQNGAYNIVLKDEQRTMIPLSREAARDLFRLLREA